One window of the Nocardia huaxiensis genome contains the following:
- a CDS encoding RluA family pseudouridine synthase, producing the protein MRETRSMPVPDGLDGMRVDAGLSRLLGLSRTAVASMAEEGSVQLDGVAAGKSDRLTAGSWLEVEFPEPKRELTVEATPVDGMKILYADDDIVAVDKPVGVAAHTGVGWTGPTVVGGLAAMGYRISTSGAHERQGIVHRLDVGTSGVMVVAQSEHAYTVLKRAFKQRTVDKRYHALVQGHPDPSSGTIDAPIGRARGNDWKFAVTADGRPSVTHYDTVEAFQAASLLDIHLETGRTHQIRVHFSAIRHPCCGDLTYGADPRLAERLGLERQWLHARQLGFNHPADGRWVEITSEYPADLENALDVLRAH; encoded by the coding sequence ATGAGGGAAACGCGCTCGATGCCGGTGCCGGACGGGCTCGACGGGATGCGGGTGGACGCGGGATTGTCGCGGCTGCTCGGACTTTCGCGAACCGCGGTGGCATCCATGGCGGAGGAGGGTTCGGTTCAGCTGGACGGGGTGGCCGCCGGGAAGTCCGATCGGCTGACCGCGGGTTCCTGGCTGGAGGTCGAATTCCCCGAGCCCAAGCGCGAACTCACCGTCGAGGCGACGCCCGTGGACGGGATGAAGATCCTGTACGCCGACGACGACATCGTGGCCGTGGACAAGCCGGTCGGCGTGGCCGCGCACACCGGCGTGGGCTGGACCGGGCCGACGGTGGTCGGCGGGCTGGCCGCCATGGGCTACCGCATCTCCACCTCCGGCGCGCACGAACGGCAGGGCATCGTGCACCGGCTGGACGTCGGCACCTCCGGTGTCATGGTGGTGGCGCAGTCCGAGCACGCGTACACCGTCCTCAAGCGGGCGTTCAAGCAGCGCACCGTGGACAAGCGGTATCACGCTCTGGTGCAAGGGCATCCGGATCCGAGCAGCGGCACCATCGACGCCCCGATCGGGCGGGCGCGCGGCAACGACTGGAAGTTCGCGGTGACCGCCGACGGGCGGCCCTCGGTCACGCACTACGACACCGTCGAGGCGTTCCAGGCGGCGAGCCTGCTCGACATCCACCTGGAAACCGGTCGCACACACCAGATTCGCGTGCACTTCTCCGCCATCCGGCATCCCTGCTGCGGTGACCTCACCTACGGCGCGGATCCGCGGCTGGCCGAACGGCTGGGCCTGGAACGGCAGTGGCTGCACGCCCGTCAGCTCGGGTTCAACCATCCGGCCGACGGCCGCTGGGTGGAGATAACCAGTGAGTACCCCGCCGATCTGGAGAACGCGCTCGACGTCCTGCGAGCGCACTGA
- a CDS encoding winged helix-turn-helix transcriptional regulator, which translates to MPRRSYDHYCAVSRALDIVGDRWSLLVVRELCSGPRRYSDLFADLPGISTDMLAARLKDLEREGILTRGRTGTRAATAVYELTATGLTLRPVLDSLSTWGTPLLGERRATDAVRAHWFALPLGRAVAQVLPEGTATIHIGDTVLHYVVNDTGITHYDGPAAAPDLELHLDLTAAIDVATGVRPLAEAATAR; encoded by the coding sequence GTGCCACGTCGAAGCTACGACCACTACTGCGCCGTCAGCCGGGCCCTCGACATTGTCGGCGACCGCTGGAGCCTGCTGGTGGTGCGCGAATTGTGTTCCGGTCCACGCCGTTACAGCGACCTGTTCGCCGACCTACCCGGCATCAGCACCGATATGCTCGCCGCCCGCCTCAAAGACCTGGAACGCGAAGGCATCCTGACCCGCGGCCGCACCGGCACCCGCGCCGCCACCGCGGTCTACGAGCTCACCGCCACCGGCCTGACCCTGCGCCCGGTCCTCGACTCGCTCTCCACCTGGGGCACTCCCCTGCTCGGCGAGCGCCGCGCCACCGACGCCGTGCGCGCCCACTGGTTCGCGCTGCCGCTGGGACGCGCTGTGGCGCAGGTGCTTCCCGAGGGCACCGCCACCATCCACATCGGCGACACCGTGCTGCACTACGTGGTGAACGACACCGGCATCACGCACTACGACGGCCCCGCCGCCGCACCGGATCTGGAACTGCACCTCGACCTCACCGCCGCGATCGATGTGGCCACGGGCGTCCGGCCCCTCGCCGAGGCCGCCACCGCTCGATGA
- a CDS encoding SRPBCC family protein, with translation MLSRIKRPTAVVRTHTPDGLHDEYSLFISAPPERLWDLVSDITRMGRWSPENRAGVWLSRSRTPVPGAWFVGVNRIGPVVWATPCQITVVEPDRHFEFQVHGIGTRWGYRLQPASGGTLVTEYRRWPDTALLLKLLKVSGPLGKPRDNLALHGLQQSLHRLREIAEARP, from the coding sequence ATGCTCAGCAGAATCAAACGTCCCACCGCGGTGGTGCGCACGCACACGCCCGACGGGTTGCACGACGAGTACTCCCTGTTCATTTCGGCTCCGCCGGAACGGCTCTGGGACCTCGTCTCGGACATCACCCGCATGGGCCGCTGGAGCCCGGAGAATCGCGCCGGAGTCTGGCTCAGCCGATCCCGCACCCCGGTCCCGGGCGCGTGGTTCGTGGGCGTGAACCGCATCGGTCCGGTGGTGTGGGCGACCCCGTGCCAGATCACCGTCGTCGAGCCCGATCGCCATTTCGAATTCCAGGTGCACGGGATCGGCACCCGCTGGGGCTACCGGCTGCAACCGGCCTCGGGTGGCACGCTCGTCACCGAATATCGCCGATGGCCCGACACCGCACTGCTTCTCAAGCTCTTGAAGGTGTCGGGACCGCTCGGCAAGCCACGCGACAACCTCGCCCTGCACGGGTTACAGCAGTCACTGCACAGGCTGCGGGAGATCGCCGAGGCCCGGCCCTAG
- a CDS encoding VOC family protein, protein MSDVKPIPEGYPTVCTALAIDGAAHAIDFYKRVFGAAERFRMPGPDGKVIHAELQFGDSVLMLGEPAPELGILDPKGVGGTPVTLYTYVEDCDAVHAAAVAAGAKDLRAPTTEFYGDRVATFEDPWGHRWSVATHVEDVSPEEMDKRMAALQGGTA, encoded by the coding sequence ATGTCCGATGTCAAACCCATTCCCGAGGGCTACCCGACCGTCTGCACGGCGCTCGCCATCGACGGGGCCGCGCACGCCATCGATTTCTACAAGCGCGTGTTCGGCGCGGCCGAGAGATTCCGCATGCCGGGGCCGGACGGCAAGGTCATCCACGCTGAACTGCAGTTCGGCGATTCCGTGCTCATGCTCGGCGAACCCGCGCCCGAGCTCGGCATCCTCGACCCCAAGGGGGTCGGCGGCACCCCGGTCACCCTCTACACCTACGTCGAGGACTGCGACGCCGTGCACGCCGCCGCGGTCGCGGCCGGAGCCAAGGATCTGCGGGCCCCGACCACCGAGTTCTACGGCGACCGGGTCGCCACCTTCGAGGACCCGTGGGGCCACCGCTGGTCGGTCGCCACCCACGTCGAGGATGTCAGCCCGGAGGAGATGGACAAGCGCATGGCCGCACTACAGGGCGGCACAGCGTAA
- the lspA gene encoding signal peptidase II — translation MSGVSTDRPRESGADEPADQAPAEEAAQTDPQAVEQVAEDQPPRRLRTVLILAAVLLGLDLLTKCIVVATMTPGQPIYLIGHWARLSLVRNPGAAFSMATGMTWLLTLIAAAVVIGVIRIGRTLRSLPWAIGLGMVLGGALGNLIDRLFRAPGPLQGHVVDFVAIGWWPVFNVADSAIVCGAILLVALTLFGFEPDGTRAHKHEEDETSEEKTK, via the coding sequence ATGTCCGGTGTGAGTACCGACCGGCCGCGCGAATCGGGCGCAGACGAACCAGCCGACCAGGCCCCAGCCGAGGAGGCGGCGCAGACCGATCCGCAGGCGGTCGAGCAGGTGGCCGAGGATCAGCCGCCGCGTCGTCTGCGGACGGTGTTGATCCTGGCCGCGGTGCTGCTGGGCCTGGATCTGCTGACCAAGTGCATCGTGGTCGCGACCATGACGCCGGGGCAGCCCATCTATCTGATCGGGCATTGGGCGCGCCTGAGCCTGGTGCGCAATCCCGGTGCGGCCTTCTCCATGGCGACCGGCATGACCTGGCTGCTGACGCTGATCGCGGCCGCGGTGGTGATCGGTGTCATCCGCATCGGCCGCACGCTGCGGTCGCTGCCGTGGGCGATCGGGCTGGGCATGGTGCTCGGCGGCGCGCTGGGCAATCTGATCGACCGGCTGTTCCGCGCGCCGGGACCGCTGCAGGGGCATGTGGTCGATTTCGTGGCGATCGGCTGGTGGCCGGTGTTCAATGTCGCCGATTCGGCGATCGTGTGCGGTGCGATTCTGCTGGTGGCGCTGACGCTGTTCGGGTTCGAACCCGACGGCACGCGGGCGCACAAGCATGAGGAGGACGAGACTTCGGAGGAGAAGACCAAATGA
- a CDS encoding ADP-ribosylglycohydrolase family protein, with the protein MDLSAEQADRAAGVLLGTAAGDALGAGYEFTHPRPEVVIDMIGGGAFNWAPGEWTDDTAMAIAIARAGAEAGNLHEESGLDAVAAEFVRWWDSEPPDVGNQTAQILQWRSTSGREMQVHAHELGGLKAGNGSLMRTAPVALAYLGDEMLCKKAAALVSSLTHYDEQAIGACKLWTLAIRHAVLYGTYDGVRESLSLVDAGFWGPLLDRAETGSPEDFPKNGWVVHALQTAWWAITNAETLPGALELAVRAGGDTDTTAAIAGGLLGARWGASAIPQRWRDLLHGYPGYRADDLLALTDRLTAL; encoded by the coding sequence ATGGATTTGAGCGCGGAGCAGGCCGACCGGGCGGCCGGGGTGCTGCTGGGCACGGCGGCGGGGGACGCGCTGGGCGCAGGGTACGAGTTCACGCATCCGCGTCCGGAGGTCGTCATCGACATGATCGGCGGGGGCGCGTTCAACTGGGCGCCGGGGGAGTGGACCGACGACACCGCCATGGCCATCGCCATCGCCCGCGCGGGGGCGGAAGCCGGAAATCTGCACGAGGAATCCGGATTGGACGCCGTCGCAGCGGAATTCGTGCGCTGGTGGGATTCCGAGCCGCCGGATGTGGGCAATCAGACCGCGCAGATCCTGCAGTGGCGCTCCACCTCCGGTCGCGAAATGCAGGTCCACGCCCACGAATTGGGCGGCCTCAAGGCCGGCAACGGCTCGCTCATGCGCACCGCGCCGGTGGCGCTGGCCTACCTCGGCGACGAAATGCTGTGCAAGAAGGCCGCCGCGCTGGTGAGTTCGCTGACGCACTACGACGAGCAGGCCATCGGCGCCTGCAAACTGTGGACCCTCGCCATCCGGCACGCCGTGCTGTACGGCACGTACGACGGTGTGCGGGAATCGCTTTCGCTGGTAGACGCCGGCTTCTGGGGCCCGCTGCTGGACCGGGCCGAGACCGGTTCGCCGGAGGACTTCCCCAAGAACGGCTGGGTGGTGCACGCCCTGCAGACCGCCTGGTGGGCCATTACGAACGCCGAAACACTGCCCGGGGCACTGGAACTGGCGGTGCGCGCGGGCGGCGACACCGACACCACGGCCGCCATCGCGGGCGGGCTGCTGGGCGCGCGCTGGGGCGCCTCGGCCATTCCGCAGCGCTGGCGCGACCTGCTGCACGGCTACCCGGGGTATCGCGCCGACGACCTGCTCGCTCTCACCGATCGACTGACCGCGCTCTG
- a CDS encoding pyridoxal phosphate-dependent aminotransferase translates to MAMQVKQSSKLAGVSYEIRGPVAEHAARLEAEGHHVVKLNTGNPLPFGFEAPAEILQDIIRNLPASSGYGPSKGLLSARRAVVQYYQTLGLTDVDVEEVFIGNGVSELIMMAMTALLENGDEVLVPAPDFPLWTAATALNGGRPVHYICDESSDWYPDVADIEAKITDRTRAIVIINPNNPTGAVYPPEVLRQILEVARRHSLVVFSDEIYDKIRYDGSAHVATASLAPDLLCLTFSGLSKAYRCAGFRSGWLVVSGPTQHAENYLEGLTMLAGLRLSANVPAQQAIQAALGGHQSIYDLTLPGGRLREQRDRAWEALNAIPGVSCVKPQGALYAFPRIDLDKYRIHDDEQFVLDLLLQEKIHIVQGTGFNWPRPDHFRIVTLPHADDLEAIIERIGRFLATYRQ, encoded by the coding sequence ATGGCCATGCAGGTCAAACAGTCCAGCAAGCTGGCGGGTGTGTCGTACGAGATCCGGGGACCGGTCGCGGAGCACGCCGCACGGCTGGAGGCCGAGGGCCATCACGTCGTCAAACTCAACACCGGCAACCCGCTGCCCTTCGGCTTCGAAGCGCCCGCGGAGATCCTGCAGGACATCATCCGCAATCTGCCGGCCTCGAGCGGCTACGGCCCGTCGAAGGGCCTGCTGTCGGCGCGGCGCGCGGTGGTGCAGTACTACCAGACCCTCGGGCTGACCGATGTGGACGTCGAGGAGGTCTTCATCGGCAACGGCGTCTCCGAACTCATCATGATGGCCATGACCGCGCTGCTGGAGAACGGCGACGAAGTCCTCGTTCCCGCACCGGATTTCCCGCTCTGGACGGCCGCGACCGCGCTCAACGGCGGCCGTCCGGTGCACTACATCTGCGACGAGTCCTCGGACTGGTATCCGGATGTGGCCGATATCGAGGCCAAGATCACCGACCGCACCCGCGCCATCGTGATCATCAACCCGAACAATCCCACCGGCGCGGTCTACCCGCCCGAGGTGCTGCGCCAGATTCTCGAGGTCGCCCGCCGGCACAGTCTCGTGGTGTTCTCCGACGAGATCTACGACAAGATCCGCTACGACGGCAGCGCCCACGTCGCCACGGCCTCGCTCGCGCCGGATCTGCTGTGCCTGACCTTCTCCGGGCTGTCCAAGGCGTACCGGTGCGCCGGGTTCCGGTCCGGCTGGCTGGTGGTGTCGGGGCCGACCCAGCACGCCGAGAACTACCTCGAGGGCCTGACCATGCTGGCCGGACTCCGGCTGAGCGCGAATGTGCCCGCGCAGCAGGCGATTCAGGCCGCGCTCGGCGGGCATCAGAGCATCTACGATCTGACCCTGCCCGGCGGCCGGCTGCGCGAGCAGCGCGACCGGGCGTGGGAGGCGCTCAATGCCATTCCGGGCGTCTCGTGCGTGAAGCCGCAGGGCGCGCTGTACGCCTTCCCGCGAATCGACCTGGACAAGTACAGGATTCACGACGACGAACAGTTCGTGCTGGATCTGCTGCTGCAGGAGAAGATCCACATCGTGCAGGGCACCGGCTTCAATTGGCCCCGCCCCGACCACTTCCGGATCGTGACGCTGCCGCACGCCGACGACCTGGAGGCCATCATCGAGCGGATCGGCCGCTTCCTGGCCACGTACCGGCAGTAG